A genomic region of Irregularibacter muris contains the following coding sequences:
- the ftsY gene encoding signal recognition particle-docking protein FtsY has translation MKEKETPSNFFTRLKEGLSKTKQGITEKVDQIISQYQGIDEELYEEIEEVLITADIGMETTIQIIDNLKTRVRKNKISDPQELRSLLKEVLYEILKEDEEFPIEDPCVILIIGVNGVGKTTSIGKLAAQYKSQGKSVLLAAGDTFRAAAVEQLDIWANRVGVDIIKHKQGSDPAAVIYDAIQAAKARNTDILICDTAGRLHNKKNLMNELEKINRIISKEFPESNRHTFLVLDATTGQNAISQAKLFSEICDVNGLILTKLDGTSKGGVILAIKSQLNIPVRFVGVGEGVKDLQIFNAEQFVDALF, from the coding sequence ATGAAGGAGAAAGAAACCCCTTCAAACTTTTTTACGAGATTAAAAGAGGGGTTATCTAAAACAAAGCAAGGAATTACTGAAAAGGTAGATCAAATTATTAGCCAATACCAAGGGATTGACGAAGAATTATACGAGGAAATCGAAGAAGTGCTTATCACAGCAGATATAGGAATGGAAACCACAATCCAAATAATAGACAATTTAAAGACCCGTGTTCGTAAAAATAAAATAAGTGATCCCCAAGAATTAAGAAGTTTATTAAAAGAAGTGCTATATGAAATTCTTAAAGAGGATGAAGAATTTCCTATTGAAGATCCCTGTGTCATTCTTATTATAGGGGTCAATGGGGTAGGAAAAACTACATCCATTGGAAAACTCGCTGCTCAATATAAGTCCCAAGGCAAGAGCGTCCTATTAGCTGCTGGGGATACATTTAGGGCTGCGGCAGTGGAACAATTAGATATTTGGGCCAATAGGGTAGGCGTAGATATTATTAAACATAAACAGGGTTCAGACCCCGCAGCAGTGATTTACGATGCTATTCAAGCAGCAAAAGCACGAAATACAGATATACTGATATGCGATACGGCGGGAAGACTTCATAATAAAAAGAATTTAATGAATGAATTAGAAAAGATTAATAGAATCATTAGTAAAGAATTTCCAGAAAGTAATCGTCATACTTTTTTAGTATTGGATGCTACAACAGGACAAAATGCCATAAGTCAAGCAAAACTTTTTAGTGAGATATGCGATGTAAATGGGCTCATACTTACCAAATTAGATGGAACATCAAAAGGGGGAGTGATATTGGCTATTAAATCTCAACTAAATATACCCGTCCGATTTGTAGGAGTTGGAGAGGGAGTGAAGGACTTGCAGATTTTTAATGCAGAACAGTTTGTAGATGCACTGTTCTAA
- the smc gene encoding chromosome segregation protein SMC translates to MYLKKIEIYGFKSFANKVELEFKDGITAVVGPNGSGKSNIADAVRWVLGEQSVKSLRGSKMEDVIFSGTQKRKPLGYAEVSLVIDNQSGKLPIDYNEVRITRRVFRSGESEFYINKSSCRLKDIHQLFMDTGLGKEGYSIVGQGKIDEILNASLQDRRYIFEEAAGIVKYKTRKNEAEKKLDKTEQNLIRIVDIINELEQQEEPLLRQSQKAKEYLEVKDRLKELELSMFIHKMDYLKEKQYAFEKNKSDQLCQIKDEENKIKIEDKRHNELRNQSKQIDEQINDNQEHLYQIKTNIEKGLSEINVLENKIKNLVENKTRIAKEIIDLQEYLIKNEEKQSIIECEIQNTHSMIGKQANILKEAKNEYDELRRTSRDKEINIEQKTQEKFKLMNTLSDFKSNLNGVHIMSNNVENQIIQMNRQLNQLESNLNEKLAVLKELQNKKSTKDEEIISIKETKKAAEVELEQITIRLEKLQYKFQALIKQMQIKQSRIKILTDMEKEYDGYYKSVKNLMKEKKKNTSLNENIYGVVAELINVPPQYIHSIETALGSALQHIVVKNEFVAQQCIEILNEKQWGRATFLPLEVIKGVKIQKELDILKKHEGFVGVASDLIHYDAIFSPIIHQLLGRVIVVQKMKDGIYLSRKLNHKFKIVTLEGEVFNPGGSIVGGSKYKANTGILSRGNEIKMAQKELEKLDHIHNSLNQDIQDMEKRKKEINGHIDEQGEFIKDIEIKIISIENRYDQISAEQETIQNEIKNILAQIKIFKTENNELKIKEKQMEKSILEINHKIEEINNEINTSQDNNQGDKEKLDVLNNQITQLEISIAQLKQRKMDSDNQLLQTIEDIKKCRSEITQKDLESGHYREDIHQSHQKIKELKEEIDALTKLKLDRDLQIEHLISDRKNYDEKIEKIESRLKEYNKQSMVSANALHKIEIQLSKIEMEMENLQNRISEEYHLTYDLALGFKKETHNEPQVLKAIEDCKDQIKNLGNVNIDSIEEYKKVSKRLSFLRKQRTDLHEAKESLNGVIKDILISMEKQFIEQFDIIKVKFNEVFQKLFKGGYAKVYLVDPSNILTSGIEIEVQPPGKKLQSLSLLSGGERALTAIALLFAILKIKPTPFCILDEIEAALDDANVNRYASFLKDFSQETQFIAVTHRKGTMESADILYGVTMEEQGVSKLISVKLTDIAS, encoded by the coding sequence GTGTATTTAAAGAAAATAGAGATTTATGGCTTTAAATCCTTTGCCAATAAAGTTGAATTAGAGTTTAAAGATGGGATCACTGCTGTTGTGGGTCCTAATGGTAGTGGCAAAAGCAATATTGCTGATGCGGTTCGATGGGTTCTAGGTGAACAAAGTGTGAAAAGTCTTAGAGGGAGCAAAATGGAAGATGTTATCTTTTCAGGAACCCAAAAACGAAAGCCCTTAGGATATGCTGAAGTATCTTTAGTCATTGACAACCAATCGGGAAAACTCCCCATAGATTATAATGAAGTCAGAATTACTAGAAGAGTTTTCCGTTCCGGGGAAAGTGAATTTTACATAAATAAATCCTCTTGTCGATTAAAGGACATTCATCAACTATTTATGGATACTGGACTAGGGAAAGAAGGTTATTCTATAGTTGGACAGGGAAAAATTGATGAAATATTAAATGCAAGTCTTCAAGATCGACGATATATATTTGAAGAGGCAGCTGGTATTGTAAAATATAAAACTAGAAAAAATGAAGCTGAGAAAAAGTTGGACAAGACTGAACAAAATTTAATAAGAATTGTAGATATTATTAATGAACTGGAACAGCAGGAAGAACCGCTTTTAAGACAATCCCAAAAAGCAAAGGAATATCTAGAAGTTAAGGATAGATTAAAGGAATTAGAGCTATCTATGTTTATTCATAAAATGGACTATTTAAAGGAAAAACAATATGCATTTGAAAAAAATAAATCTGATCAATTATGTCAAATAAAAGATGAAGAAAATAAAATTAAAATAGAGGATAAAAGACATAATGAACTTAGAAATCAATCAAAGCAAATAGATGAACAAATTAATGACAACCAGGAGCATCTTTATCAAATTAAAACCAATATTGAAAAGGGTTTATCCGAAATAAATGTATTGGAAAATAAAATTAAAAATTTAGTTGAAAATAAAACTAGAATAGCAAAGGAAATCATAGACTTACAAGAATATCTTATTAAAAATGAAGAAAAGCAAAGCATTATAGAGTGTGAAATTCAAAACACCCATTCCATGATAGGCAAACAAGCAAACATCCTCAAAGAGGCAAAGAATGAATATGATGAACTTAGAAGAACTTCTAGAGATAAGGAAATAAATATAGAACAAAAAACTCAAGAAAAGTTTAAATTAATGAATACCCTATCTGATTTTAAAAGCAACCTAAATGGTGTACATATTATGAGTAATAATGTAGAAAATCAGATTATACAAATGAATAGACAACTGAATCAGTTAGAAAGCAATTTAAATGAAAAACTTGCAGTTTTAAAAGAACTACAGAATAAGAAGTCTACTAAGGATGAAGAAATAATCTCTATAAAAGAAACAAAGAAGGCTGCAGAAGTGGAGTTAGAACAAATTACAATTAGGTTAGAGAAACTACAATATAAGTTTCAAGCCCTGATAAAACAAATGCAGATCAAGCAATCTAGAATTAAAATATTGACGGATATGGAAAAAGAGTATGACGGATATTATAAAAGTGTAAAAAATCTCATGAAGGAAAAAAAGAAAAATACATCGCTTAATGAAAATATTTATGGTGTAGTTGCTGAGCTCATTAATGTACCGCCACAATATATTCATTCTATAGAAACAGCCCTAGGTTCTGCTTTGCAGCATATTGTTGTTAAAAATGAGTTTGTTGCTCAGCAATGTATTGAAATATTAAATGAAAAACAATGGGGGAGGGCTACTTTTTTGCCCTTAGAAGTTATTAAGGGAGTCAAGATTCAAAAGGAATTAGATATTTTAAAGAAACACGAAGGCTTCGTAGGTGTGGCTTCAGACCTAATCCATTATGATGCTATTTTTTCTCCAATCATTCATCAGTTACTAGGAAGAGTGATCGTAGTTCAGAAGATGAAAGATGGAATTTATCTATCTAGAAAGTTAAATCATAAATTTAAAATAGTCACACTAGAGGGTGAGGTTTTTAATCCTGGGGGTTCTATTGTTGGAGGGAGTAAATACAAAGCCAATACAGGGATATTAAGTAGAGGCAATGAAATTAAAATGGCCCAAAAGGAATTAGAGAAACTAGATCATATTCACAATAGCTTGAATCAGGATATCCAAGATATGGAGAAGAGAAAAAAAGAAATAAATGGTCATATAGATGAACAAGGGGAATTTATTAAGGACATTGAAATAAAAATTATATCTATAGAAAATCGTTATGACCAAATAAGTGCTGAACAGGAAACAATTCAAAATGAAATTAAAAATATATTGGCACAAATAAAAATATTTAAAACAGAAAATAATGAGCTAAAAATCAAAGAAAAGCAAATGGAAAAGAGTATCTTAGAAATAAATCATAAAATTGAAGAAATTAATAATGAAATAAATACATCCCAGGATAACAACCAAGGGGACAAAGAAAAATTAGATGTTTTAAATAACCAAATTACTCAGCTAGAAATCAGTATTGCACAATTAAAACAGCGAAAAATGGATAGCGACAATCAATTATTGCAAACAATAGAGGATATTAAAAAATGCAGGAGTGAAATTACACAAAAAGATTTAGAATCAGGCCATTATAGAGAAGATATTCATCAAAGTCATCAGAAAATAAAAGAATTAAAGGAAGAAATAGATGCTCTAACAAAGCTTAAATTGGATAGGGATTTGCAAATTGAACACCTGATCTCAGATAGAAAAAATTATGATGAGAAGATAGAGAAAATTGAAAGCAGATTAAAAGAGTATAATAAACAATCCATGGTGTCTGCGAATGCTTTGCATAAAATAGAAATTCAGTTGAGTAAAATTGAAATGGAAATGGAGAATCTACAAAATAGAATATCTGAAGAATATCATCTTACCTATGATTTGGCTTTAGGATTTAAAAAGGAAACACACAATGAACCACAGGTTTTAAAAGCAATTGAAGACTGCAAAGATCAAATTAAAAATTTGGGCAATGTAAATATTGATTCTATTGAGGAATATAAAAAAGTTTCCAAAAGACTTTCTTTTCTGAGAAAACAGAGAACAGATCTTCACGAGGCTAAGGAAAGCTTAAATGGTGTAATAAAAGACATTCTTATAAGTATGGAAAAACAATTTATTGAACAATTTGATATTATCAAAGTAAAGTTTAATGAGGTTTTTCAAAAGTTGTTTAAAGGCGGCTATGCTAAGGTTTATCTAGTGGATCCTAGTAATATTTTAACGAGCGGAATAGAAATTGAAGTACAACCTCCTGGTAAAAAACTTCAAAGCTTATCTTTATTATCTGGAGGAGAAAGAGCACTTACAGCCATAGCATTATTATTCGCTATACTAAAAATAAAGCCAACACCTTTTTGCATATTAGATGAGATTGAAGCGGCTTTAGATGATGCAAATGTAAATAGGTATGCAAGTTTCTTAAAGGATTTTTCTCAGGAAACTCAATTTATAGCAGTAACCCATAGAAAGGGAACAATGGAATCAGCGGATATATTATATGGTGTTACTATGGAAGAACAGGGCGTATCAAAACTTATATCTGTTAAATTGACAGATATAGCAAGCTAG
- the rnc gene encoding ribonuclease III — protein MDNQSKYFKIERAIEYVFANKELLLCALTHSSYINENKMGNYDHNERLEFLGDATLELVISEYLYIHFPHQPEGELTKMRANIVCTDSLAESAINLQLGKMMKMGKGEIMSGGRSRKSILADTMEAIIGAVYLDGGLEEAKKFIFNQLRTTIKAVEKGNMNRDYKTLLQEIVQRKKEQVLQYHLIREQGPDHNKVFCVEVLLNGKMIGIGEGHNKKEAEQEAAKQALKIINKGN, from the coding sequence ATGGATAATCAGAGTAAATATTTTAAAATAGAAAGAGCAATAGAATATGTTTTTGCAAACAAAGAGCTATTACTTTGTGCCTTAACCCATAGTTCTTATATTAACGAGAACAAAATGGGAAATTATGATCATAATGAAAGACTAGAGTTTTTAGGGGATGCTACATTAGAATTAGTGATCAGCGAATATCTATATATCCATTTTCCCCATCAGCCAGAGGGAGAATTAACCAAAATGAGAGCCAATATTGTATGTACCGATTCCCTAGCAGAAAGTGCTATAAATTTACAATTAGGTAAGATGATGAAGATGGGCAAGGGAGAAATAATGAGTGGAGGGAGAAGTAGAAAATCAATTTTAGCCGACACTATGGAAGCCATTATTGGAGCGGTTTACCTTGATGGAGGTTTGGAAGAAGCCAAAAAATTTATTTTTAATCAATTAAGAACAACGATAAAAGCAGTAGAAAAAGGGAATATGAATCGGGATTATAAGACTTTACTTCAGGAAATAGTACAAAGAAAGAAAGAACAAGTGTTACAATATCATTTAATAAGAGAACAAGGGCCTGACCATAACAAAGTTTTCTGTGTAGAAGTATTGCTTAACGGAAAAATGATTGGAATTGGAGAAGGTCATAATAAAAAAGAGGCAGAACAGGAAGCAGCAAAGCAAGCTTTAAAAATCATTAATAAAGGGAATTAA
- a CDS encoding acyl carrier protein codes for MLFDKVKEIVIDQLGVEEEEVVLNASFIDDLGADSLDIVELIMAFEEEFDLEIPDEEAEKIKTVNDVVEYLKNHQ; via the coding sequence ATGCTATTTGATAAGGTAAAAGAAATTGTGATTGATCAATTAGGTGTTGAAGAAGAAGAAGTGGTTTTAAATGCATCATTTATTGATGATTTAGGAGCAGATTCTTTAGACATTGTGGAATTAATAATGGCTTTTGAAGAGGAATTTGATTTAGAAATCCCTGACGAGGAAGCCGAAAAAATTAAAACAGTAAATGATGTAGTGGAATACTTAAAGAACCATCAATAA
- the rpsP gene encoding 30S ribosomal protein S16 has product MAVKMRLRRMGAKKRPFYRIVVADSRAPRDGKFIEEIGYYNPISEPVEIKIDGEKALKWLNNGAQPSDTVKSLLKKNGIING; this is encoded by the coding sequence ATGGCAGTGAAAATGAGATTGAGAAGAATGGGAGCTAAAAAAAGACCTTTCTACAGAATTGTTGTTGCAGACTCCCGTGCACCAAGAGATGGAAAATTCATAGAGGAAATAGGATATTATAACCCCATTTCCGAACCAGTTGAAATAAAAATAGATGGTGAAAAAGCACTTAAATGGTTAAACAATGGAGCGCAACCATCTGATACTGTGAAATCCCTATTAAAG
- the fabF gene encoding beta-ketoacyl-ACP synthase II gives MNKRVVITGMGVISPIGAGKNNFWEALKNGRSGIGHITKFDVDSYSSKLAAEVNDFHANDYIEKKEARRMDRFTQFAIAASKMAIDDAAISVEEIDAQRMGVIIGSGIGGLETFENQYKTLIEKGPNRISPFFIPMMISNMAAGQVSIYFGAKGFNETVVTACATSTNAIGDAFKVIQRGDADIMIAGGSEAAITPLGFAGFCSMKAMSTEKDPLKASRPFDKNRDGFIMGEGAGILILEELEHALKRKACIIAEVVGYGSTGDAFHITSPAPDGEGAARSMKAAIKDASIKEEEIGYINAHGTSTYYNDLYETKAIKNVFGDYAYDLPISSTKSMTGHLLGAAGAVEAIACAFALQEGFLPPTMHYDTPDQECDLDYIPNKGRMKNINYALSNSLGFGGHNATLILKKY, from the coding sequence ATGAATAAAAGAGTCGTTATAACAGGAATGGGTGTTATCTCACCAATAGGTGCAGGGAAAAATAATTTTTGGGAAGCTTTAAAAAATGGTAGAAGTGGAATAGGACATATCACCAAATTCGATGTAGATTCATATTCCAGCAAATTAGCGGCAGAGGTTAATGATTTTCATGCTAATGATTATATAGAAAAAAAAGAAGCCCGTAGAATGGACCGTTTTACCCAGTTTGCTATTGCGGCAAGTAAAATGGCTATAGATGATGCAGCTATATCCGTAGAAGAAATTGATGCCCAACGAATGGGTGTTATTATTGGCTCAGGTATTGGAGGTTTGGAAACCTTTGAAAACCAATATAAGACTTTAATAGAAAAAGGCCCCAATAGGATAAGCCCCTTTTTTATTCCTATGATGATATCAAATATGGCTGCTGGACAAGTATCTATTTATTTCGGTGCAAAAGGCTTTAATGAAACTGTAGTAACCGCGTGTGCTACGTCTACTAATGCAATAGGAGATGCTTTTAAGGTCATCCAAAGAGGGGACGCTGATATTATGATCGCTGGAGGTAGTGAGGCCGCGATTACACCTTTAGGATTTGCTGGATTTTGCTCTATGAAGGCAATGTCGACTGAAAAAGATCCTTTAAAAGCTAGTCGTCCATTTGATAAAAACAGAGACGGATTTATTATGGGAGAAGGGGCAGGAATCTTGATTCTAGAAGAATTGGAACATGCATTAAAAAGGAAGGCCTGTATTATTGCTGAAGTTGTTGGTTATGGATCAACTGGAGATGCATTTCATATCACATCACCAGCTCCTGATGGAGAGGGTGCTGCACGTTCTATGAAAGCGGCGATAAAAGATGCAAGTATTAAAGAAGAAGAAATCGGATATATTAATGCTCATGGCACTTCTACCTACTACAATGATTTGTATGAAACAAAGGCTATTAAAAATGTTTTTGGCGATTATGCCTATGATCTACCTATTAGTTCCACTAAATCAATGACGGGTCACTTATTAGGCGCCGCAGGAGCGGTAGAGGCTATCGCCTGTGCTTTTGCACTGCAAGAGGGATTTCTTCCCCCAACTATGCATTATGACACCCCTGACCAGGAGTGTGATCTAGATTATATACCCAACAAAGGCAGAATGAAGAACATAAATTATGCCTTATCAAATTCATTGGGTTTTGGTGGACATAACGCTACATTGATATTGAAAAAATATTAG
- the ffh gene encoding signal recognition particle protein → MAFEGLAEKLQETFKKLKGKGKINEKDLKEALREVRLALLEADVNYKVVKDFIAKIKERAVGQEVMESLTPGQQVIKIVNEEMTNLMGGTQSKIIFSSKPPTVIMMTGLQGAGKTTTSGKLGGLLAKQGKNPLLVACDVYRPAAIDQLHVVGESLNIPVYSMGNHHSPVDIAKAGVEYAKANQKDVVIIDTAGRLHIDEELMDELKNIKSSVQPTEILLIVDAMTGQDAVTVAESFNEQLGLDGVVLTKLDGDTRGGAALSVRAVTGKPIKFVGMGEKLTDLEPFYPDRMASRILGMGDILSLIEKAQSNFDEKKAMELEKRLRTQEFTFEDFLEQLQQVKNMGPIGDILGMVPGMNNKKLKGLEFDDNQLVQAEAIINSMTKIERNNPSIINASRRKRIAAGSGTKVQDVNKLIKNFEQSRKLMKQFTNMEKGSKKGRFKFPFM, encoded by the coding sequence ATGGCCTTTGAAGGATTAGCGGAGAAATTACAGGAAACTTTTAAAAAGTTAAAAGGAAAAGGCAAGATAAACGAAAAGGATCTAAAGGAAGCGCTACGAGAAGTTAGATTAGCCCTATTGGAAGCCGATGTAAACTATAAGGTTGTTAAGGATTTTATTGCAAAAATAAAAGAACGAGCAGTAGGGCAGGAAGTTATGGAAAGTTTAACGCCAGGACAACAAGTTATAAAAATTGTCAATGAAGAAATGACCAATCTAATGGGAGGCACCCAAAGTAAAATCATTTTTTCCAGTAAGCCTCCAACAGTAATAATGATGACAGGATTACAAGGAGCAGGTAAGACCACAACCTCAGGGAAATTAGGAGGACTACTAGCCAAACAAGGGAAAAATCCCCTTTTAGTCGCTTGTGATGTCTATAGACCAGCAGCCATTGATCAGCTCCATGTTGTAGGAGAAAGTTTAAATATTCCTGTTTACTCCATGGGCAATCATCATTCCCCTGTGGACATAGCTAAAGCAGGAGTTGAATATGCAAAAGCCAACCAAAAGGATGTCGTCATCATTGATACTGCTGGGCGTTTGCATATTGATGAGGAACTAATGGATGAGTTAAAGAATATAAAGTCTTCTGTGCAGCCTACAGAAATCTTGTTAATTGTAGATGCTATGACTGGACAAGATGCTGTGACAGTAGCGGAAAGTTTCAATGAGCAATTAGGTTTAGATGGTGTAGTGCTTACAAAATTAGATGGGGATACTCGTGGAGGTGCAGCTTTATCCGTTAGAGCGGTTACGGGAAAACCTATAAAGTTTGTGGGAATGGGAGAGAAGCTAACGGACTTGGAACCTTTTTACCCCGATAGAATGGCTTCTAGAATATTGGGCATGGGAGATATTCTCAGTCTTATAGAAAAAGCCCAAAGTAATTTTGATGAAAAAAAAGCAATGGAGTTAGAAAAACGATTAAGAACGCAAGAATTTACTTTTGAGGATTTTTTAGAGCAGTTACAACAAGTTAAAAACATGGGACCCATTGGGGATATCTTGGGGATGGTTCCTGGTATGAATAATAAAAAATTAAAAGGCTTGGAATTTGATGATAATCAACTGGTACAGGCTGAAGCTATTATAAATTCCATGACAAAAATAGAAAGAAACAACCCGAGTATTATTAATGCTAGTAGAAGAAAAAGAATAGCTGCAGGCAGTGGCACTAAAGTTCAAGATGTAAATAAATTGATTAAAAACTTTGAACAAAGTAGGAAACTCATGAAACAATTTACTAATATGGAAAAAGGATCCAAAAAGGGTAGATTTAAATTTCCATTTATGTAA
- a CDS encoding putative DNA-binding protein, translating to MIELVKISLLYDFYGELLTEKQKKVLDLYYNQDLSLGEIAEELSITRQAVYDNIKRSEKLLNHYEKKLGLVEKFLNQKKKILEIKDKIMEHKNRNISFEEESLKKFLNSIEDVLNDLLID from the coding sequence ATGATTGAGTTAGTAAAAATATCTTTACTATATGATTTTTATGGCGAACTTCTAACAGAAAAACAGAAAAAAGTTTTGGATTTATATTATAATCAGGATTTATCTCTAGGAGAAATTGCAGAAGAATTATCTATAACTAGGCAAGCCGTCTACGATAATATAAAAAGGTCAGAAAAATTACTAAATCATTATGAGAAAAAACTTGGATTAGTGGAAAAGTTTTTAAATCAAAAGAAGAAAATTTTAGAAATAAAAGATAAAATCATGGAACATAAAAATAGAAATATAAGCTTTGAAGAGGAAAGTTTAAAGAAGTTTTTAAACAGTATTGAAGATGTATTGAATGATCTACTAATTGATTGA
- the fabG gene encoding 3-oxoacyl-[acyl-carrier-protein] reductase produces MRLENKTAVISGGSRGIGRAIAIYLAKLGANVAINYNNNDKAASAVVQEIELMGRKAIAFKADVSKNEEVQLFIDKVLKEYGSIDILVNNAGITRDNLLARMKENDWDDVLNTNLKGAFLMTKAVIRAMMKKRKGKIINISSIVGSTGNAGQSNYSAAKAGLIGFTKSIAKEVAPRGIQVNAIAPGFIQTDMTEVLPENVKEQLLNNIPAKRFGDPEDIASMVGFLSADLSDYITGQVIHVDGGMYM; encoded by the coding sequence TTGAGACTGGAAAATAAAACTGCTGTAATATCCGGAGGTTCTCGGGGCATAGGTAGAGCGATTGCCATATATTTAGCTAAACTTGGAGCAAATGTAGCTATAAATTATAATAATAATGATAAAGCTGCCAGCGCCGTTGTCCAAGAGATAGAGTTAATGGGGAGAAAAGCAATCGCCTTTAAAGCGGATGTAAGTAAAAATGAAGAAGTTCAATTATTTATCGATAAGGTCTTAAAGGAGTATGGAAGCATAGACATCCTAGTGAATAATGCGGGTATTACTAGGGATAATTTGTTGGCAAGAATGAAAGAAAATGATTGGGACGATGTATTAAATACCAATTTAAAGGGCGCTTTTTTAATGACTAAAGCAGTGATACGTGCAATGATGAAAAAAAGAAAAGGAAAAATAATTAATATTTCCTCTATTGTAGGCTCTACAGGAAATGCAGGGCAATCCAATTATTCTGCAGCTAAAGCAGGCCTAATTGGTTTTACAAAATCTATTGCAAAAGAAGTAGCTCCTAGAGGCATACAAGTAAATGCTATTGCACCAGGCTTTATCCAGACTGATATGACAGAGGTATTACCTGAAAATGTAAAAGAGCAACTGTTAAATAATATTCCAGCGAAAAGATTTGGTGATCCAGAGGATATAGCTTCCATGGTAGGTTTTTTAAGTGCAGATCTATCTGACTATATAACTGGGCAAGTAATACATGTAGATGGTGGTATGTATATGTAA
- the fabD gene encoding ACP S-malonyltransferase: MKKIAFIFPGQGAQYSGMGKELACLYPEAMEVFDQANEVLNIDIKKLCFDGPEEQLNITENTQPAILTTSLAIAAILKNQGIIPHMVAGLSLGEYAAFSTADSIAIEEVIPLVQKRGKFMQEAVPIGVGAMAAVMGLSKSQMIEVCDLAADYGIVEVANFNCPGQIVIAGEIKAINKACEIAKDMGSKRTKILPVSAPFHSSLLSSAGTKLKNELDKIKFKETKMPVISNVDASIIGDVSTIKNNLIKQVSSSVLWEESMNKMIAEGMNTFIEVGPGKTLTSFAKKISKEITCLRVEDVKTLKETLKALEGWEVETGK, from the coding sequence ATGAAGAAAATCGCTTTTATATTTCCAGGACAGGGTGCACAGTATAGTGGGATGGGAAAAGAACTTGCTTGCCTATATCCTGAGGCTATGGAAGTATTTGATCAGGCTAATGAGGTCCTTAATATAGATATTAAAAAGTTATGCTTTGATGGACCAGAGGAGCAACTAAATATAACAGAAAATACCCAACCTGCTATTTTAACCACAAGTTTAGCTATAGCCGCTATATTAAAGAATCAAGGAATTATTCCTCATATGGTAGCGGGGTTAAGTTTAGGAGAATATGCTGCTTTTTCAACTGCCGATAGTATAGCAATAGAAGAGGTTATTCCATTAGTGCAGAAAAGGGGTAAATTTATGCAGGAAGCTGTGCCTATTGGTGTAGGGGCAATGGCAGCGGTCATGGGTTTAAGTAAAAGCCAGATGATCGAGGTATGTGATTTGGCTGCAGACTATGGCATTGTAGAGGTGGCAAATTTTAACTGTCCAGGGCAAATCGTTATAGCTGGTGAAATCAAGGCAATAAATAAGGCTTGTGAGATAGCCAAGGATATGGGCTCCAAAAGAACAAAAATATTACCTGTAAGCGCTCCATTTCACTCAAGCTTGTTGAGTTCAGCAGGCACTAAATTAAAAAATGAGTTAGATAAAATAAAATTTAAAGAAACTAAAATGCCAGTAATATCTAATGTGGATGCATCTATAATAGGAGATGTTTCGACCATAAAAAATAATCTTATAAAACAAGTAAGTTCTTCTGTGCTTTGGGAAGAAAGCATGAACAAAATGATTGCAGAAGGAATGAATACCTTTATCGAAGTAGGACCAGGCAAGACATTAACTTCTTTTGCAAAAAAAATTAGTAAAGAAATTACCTGTTTAAGAGTAGAAGATGTTAAAACTTTAAAAGAGACATTAAAAGCATTGGAGGGATGGGAAGTTGAGACTGGAAAATAA